One Burkholderia sp. 9120 genomic window, CAGCGCTTCAGCATCGCGCGGGCCGCTTTCGCGGCGCCCGGGCGGCCCATATCCACCGCGACGAAATGCGCGATCTTGCGCTCGCCGAGGTCGACCGCGACGTAGTCGTTCGGCGCTTTCGCGGTAAGGCCGTCCGACGCCGAATGGTATTCAATGCGCAGTTGTGAAGCGGTAACGACGAGCCGCAGATAACCGTAGTTGGTGTCATCGTAATTCTCGAGCACCACCACGTCGTTTTTCGCCGATGCCGCCTGCAAAACCTGCGGCGCGCGAATCGGTGCAGTGCCACTCGGCGCCAGTTTGATCAGGCCATGGCCCCCGTTACCGCACACAATATAGGGAATCTGCGTGCCATCCGCGCGACGGGTCCGTGTGAAGCGCTGATAGTTATGCGCATGCCCGGAAAGAAACGCATGCGGCCAAACGCCATTGGCTTCACAGACCTCATCGATCTGTTGCAGCATCGCGGTACTCGAGCCGTGGCCGCCCGCGCAATAGGGCGGATGATGATCGGCAATCAACAACGCACCCGTGAATTTTTCCGCTTTCACGCGTTTGAGCGCGGCGTCGAGGTAGTCGAGCTGACTGCGCCCAATGTGCGGATCCGAAATCACACCCGGGTCTTCGAGCGTATTGCTGTAGATCACCAGCACGCGCACGAACGGCGCCTCGAACGTAAAGAACACGCCGGGCTGAATCTGCGCGGTACGCGACAGACCACCGGCCTCCGGCGTCACAACGAAGTCTTCCGCGCAGAAGTTGCGC contains:
- a CDS encoding metallophosphoesterase produces the protein MPAKRESKKSETKDSGKKAKRKEAREGKAAAAVPVPQPGNADASSVALRERALTHPVFAQPQPTADPTVFRVSHPSDDAAYKEIDKLNAEHKLFPLPFPAPRGGVEPQLSLAEVFGGNTGAVDTVTASGQLVFHALGDCGNTTGPATQNEVADKMTADFAEPNAAEIPQFALLLGDVVYSFGESKYYYDQFYEPYRNYPAPILACAGNHDGMVSPEAHAKSLAAFLRNFCAEDFVVTPEAGGLSRTAQIQPGVFFTFEAPFVRVLVIYSNTLEDPGVISDPHIGRSQLDYLDAALKRVKAEKFTGALLIADHHPPYCAGGHGSSTAMLQQIDEVCEANGVWPHAFLSGHAHNYQRFTRTRRADGTQIPYIVCGNGGHGLIKLAPSGTAPIRAPQVLQAASAKNDVVVLENYDDTNYGYLRLVVTASQLRIEYHSASDGLTAKAPNDYVAVDLGERKIAHFVAVDMGRPGAAKAARAMLKR